TGGAGTGAAATGCAGTTGTTATTGCTAAATGCTGCTTGTTCTAGGCTTTTTAgtgaaaattaaatttaaaattaaatggcTGGATTTTTGCATGGCCGGTGTTTAAAGAAACaactatttttttctatttgtaaGAGTGTGAAAGGGATGAATTCATTTAAATGGGCTTTTCAGAATCGTGCACCATCATATATGAGAAAATATCCCTATTTTTAGGTCTCTAATGCCTGTTTTCTTCAATCAAATGTCAGGAATCAAAGAGTCTGACACTGGTTTAGCTGCACCAAGCCAGTGGGATTTAGTTTCTGATAAGCAAATGATGCAAGAAGAGCAACCTCTAGAGGTatatctttttaatcttttattaaacagatatctGAAGATATGTGTTTGTGcatcacatacacacacacacatgcacgcATAGCGAGAGAGATGCTGGCATGCACACACTGATACATGTGAATTTTTAGCTTGATGTTTGCTCTTTCAGATTATTCAAATTCTAAGTTagattttcatctcttgaaagGCCGCTAGGTGCACGGAGATTGTAAATCCAAACACAAAAGATGCTAAATATGTGATAAATGTAAAGCAAATTGCCAAGGTATATTCTCTGATTTTAATTGAAATTCTTGATTGCATAGGTCTGATTTATTCTATAGAACCTCAATTGAGAAGACTGAAGTTGATTTCTTCACTGTGTACAGTTTGTGGTTGGCTTGGGTGACAAAGTCTCTCCAACTGATATTGAGGAAGGCATGCGTGTAGGGTAAGGCTATAGATTTGTTCACTTGATAGCTCCTTAGCACTTACTGGAGAATTGTTTACCCAATTTATTTATAGCTAGTTTTAGTTGAGGAACATTATTAATCCTTTATATCTGTctgtaatatattattatttgacTATTTTTAGTTGGATTCTCCacaagaaatttaaaaaaaaaatcacttgccCATCGAAACAGATAATCTCATTTCCTCTCACTTACAGAGGCCGTAATGAGCCCCACATGTGTGGAAGAGGACGCAATCTTTGGCATTACAGGAGGGACGCGCTCTCTAGTCTAGGAAATATTGTCCTTCTTTTCCAGAGCTTGGTGCTGAATCTTGGTCCCCATATATGGAATTTTCTTTGGAGTTGCACATGGTGATTTTGATGTCTTAAAGGGGAAGCAAGTTATTTAAGAGGAAGATTCTAGCAATGATTCACTTAATTAAATCCACATAAAAGGTTGGATGATAAACAGGAGGTGATTGTAGTAGAAGTCAATTATGTAGATTTGCAGACATATTTTGATAATGCGACAAGGCAGGAATAAATCGCAaacagaaacaaaaagaaagaaaagtattCTACTATGATACGGTTGTGCTGTTCAAAAGAAGTGCCAAGACAATACATAGAACCACAATAAGATTTTAAAAAGAGGATATTTCAGCATACAAAGTGGAAAATTggaaagaagctaaagacttaaACTATTAAAATTATGTAACTTATGTTTTTTCCATTCTTTTGTTTGTTCTGTTTTGTGTTTAGGGTGTTCAAATTTTGAAGCTACTTAGGCTTTTTTCTTAATAAGGGACATGCTGTGGAGATTTGTTTAAAGGATAATTTGATACATCAGCTTTTTCAAAAGTTGAGTTGGAGGCTTTTGGTTTCAACACTGCGAGGGAAGTTTTTCCTGCCATAATTCATGTGCAATTAGCAGTTGGTATTTTATGGCACCATTTTTTAGATTGGAGTAAAGTTTAGAAGGTTGAAATTGATGCATCACGTGGTAATGGTGCCTGATGGTGGTTATAATGTTACCTACTTCTGTGATGTCCTTACACTCGTTAGTGATGGAGaccatatattttaaatattagacTAAGTTAATTTGCAGATAAAAATCTTGTTTATGATCATGTAATATCTAGAGATAACTTTGTGATACTTTTTGGGTCTTGCTAGTTTGTTTAGGTCTAACTCCTATATGATCGCAACTATGTTGTTGTCTAGCCTTCACAGCTTGCACATTGCAGGACTTAAATTGGGGGGATTAACTTGTCCTTctttaatttttggatttaaatatcataaacaaCTTGATATGAGTGCGATCAGAACTCTGCATTCGGGCACGTACTTGGGTGGAGTAATACCAGGATGGATGGCCGACTCCCTAAGAAGTCCTTGTATTGCactgatttcaaaaattttcccaAAAATTAGGATGCACAGATTGTAGGTGCttgatatttatatatttgtggAAGTTTGATTATCACTAGTATTGCTCCAACTAACCTGAAGGAACCTTCTTAGGATGGACATTGCTGCCTTGAACTCGCATCTTCTAACATTATAGATGCTCATGCTGTTGAATAAAGTTGAGACTTGAGACTATACtatttaaatttttcttatttttgttcAACATTGGATGCATCTATTTTTTATGAATATCTCAAGATAGATAAAAAATCTAGCGAATATATGCATATGTCAATTGGAAAGAGAGTAATTTAGATGAGCCATTAATTATTcatctttatttatttaaataaagaGAGTAAAATATACTATATATAATGGTCTCACGAGATGACTCATCCCCCAAGCAACACCACCATGTGCTTCGGTTGGATTCTGAGTGCGGATGCATtgaatgcttttctttttgtttcttagAGACTTTCTTCTCTGATTTTTCAAAGAAACATGATGTTAATGTGAACTGCGGGCTTGCCCCAATGGTTAGCAACCTGAggtctggatttttttttgggagaaaCTGGGGACATATGGAGAGCGGAAGTAGAACAATATCCATCTCAACTACTAAGTTTCACTCTAGGAAACCAATGCATACTGGgagactagatgctcagaaaaTCCATGGTaaccattttccatttttccctAAACTTTCTAGCGTAGACTTAAGAAAGGGTAGGAGATCAAAGAGATGGCCAAAAGGATGATTTAGTCAAAAACCAAAATCCAAATCCCTCtcctttgtgtgtgtgtgtggggggggggggatgtacTTGTGGGTGCCGTGAATTTGAATGGATGGTGGCAGAGAATTTGAATGGATGGTTAGAGATTAAGATTCTGGAGAGTTCTAATAATCATAGGGTTTAAAATGATATCAAGTATCATGATAAGATAGGCTCCAAGATGCTAACATGGATTGTTGTAAAGGATGGTTTAGATTAGTTCTAAGAAAACACACCttaatccaatggttgaattcaaatttaaaaGGAGGACCTGGCTGGATTTATGAATTctataattggaacaaaatttgGTTGCACTTGGAGGCTCAGATAAACTTATCAATTGGTCAAGTTTAGGGTGCAAAATTTCCATTGAGCTGAAATTTTAAGATAGTGAAGAAGATTTACAAAGGAACGGATTTACTAGGTTTGGAGCTAGTTTGACTCTTTTGACCAAAAAATAGAATAACATGAGTGGGCCTACCTCCCTTTTCTGAAAAAGCCTAAAATAAttgtataataaaaaaataactatTTAATTGTTCACATTATTGTTCACCACAAACAAAGTTAATACTTTTAGTTgatataaaaatttgaatttaaataaatttgttcTACTCATGCGAATATCAAATAATAGGCACCATTCTTTTAGGTGATATAAAAGTTTGAATTCATATAAatatctgttgctggaaattagacccgggggcaatcttcggtcgagggagagggagcagcgggtcaccacggcggggcggcgaccggtcggcgggcggcgtcctccgtctggggtggccggagagagggagcaggAGGTCCTCACGgtggggcggcgatccgtcagcgggcggcgtcctccgtctgggcgcctgcagacaaaccggtggccgggttttccggcgccggccctccgacgctcaagtcagggagggggcaaatagtgtaaaGAGGAGGTAAATAATGTCTGTAGAGTGCGTAAAttttccaaccccctcctgagaggccaaggctcccttttataggcgggggtcggtttacctgtgatgtaacggggcgaagccgtagtacggctcggcatgttgttcaggtcggcgcatggtcaggcgaatcattgcactgatgtcggcggtgagggcgtcgtacgacccgaactagcacgctaccaggcgaattattgcattggtgtcggaggtatggccgagatcagagacttatcatagtcgactagactctgctgggctgatttgccgtggagagctgagagtccgtagatgacaggagccatacgcattaaatgtggagtaagccggagatccgcattaattgtagagtaggctggagatccgcattaattgtggagtaagccggagatccgcattaaatgtggagtaagccggagatccgcataaaatgtggagtaagccggagatccgcattaattgtggagtgaactggaggttttcagtggccatgcgcaataaatgccggaggggcgtcagggtatggtcctcggtaggacctcggaggagtacggccgtagtaggtggctgacaagggtagaccttgagcatcagGATTTTCCTGGGTCGGAGGTatcgaggtcggatgtcttgaggtcggacGCTCCGAGGTCGAACGCCGACTCCGGCTAtccagggtcggcgatt
The Phoenix dactylifera cultivar Barhee BC4 chromosome 3, palm_55x_up_171113_PBpolish2nd_filt_p, whole genome shotgun sequence DNA segment above includes these coding regions:
- the LOC120110072 gene encoding 26S proteasome regulatory subunit 7-like translates to MTKKVNDLCGIKESDTGLAAPSQWDLVSDKQMMQEEQPLEAARCTEIVNPNTKDAKYVINVKQIAKFVVGLGDKVSPTDIEEGMRVGRQRILEQRKSLPIAFS